A window of the Astyanax mexicanus isolate ESR-SI-001 chromosome 22, AstMex3_surface, whole genome shotgun sequence genome harbors these coding sequences:
- the LOC111190941 gene encoding kallikrein-6-like encodes MKRSSLLLLLLLADASRGELQKRVINGEPCEKSEGTHHVALTDTDDDGKLSGEIHCGGSLISDRWVLTAAHCEKPNMIALLHEHPENEKREIGEIEETHKYADCDGEHDIMLLKLKNPFKLPTIKLPDPINCRTPPIKTKGNLCLEVTDCQDMSDYLHHKDPSMRSYAYDRIFCAEGFKNMVDACKGDSGGSMMVKEGGDDVLYGVLKGSHDIMCHSPVKFLDVCRYRSWIRKITGI; translated from the exons ATGAAGCGTTCatctctcctccttctcctcctgctGGCAG ATGCTTCACGGGGAGAACTTCAGAAAAGGGTTATAAACGGAGAACCCTGTGAAAAAAGTGAAGGTACCCACCACGTGGCTCTGACTGATACAGATGATGATGGTAAACTTTCGGGTGAAATTCACTGTGGAGGATCTCTGATCAGTGATCGCTGGGTTCTGACTGCTGCTCACTGTGAAAAGCC GAACATGATTGCACTATTGCATGAGCATCCAgaaaatgaaaagagagaaaTTGGTGAGATTGAAGAGACTCACAAGTATGCAGACTGTGATGGAGAACACGACATCATGCTGCTGAAACTGAAAAATCCTTTCAAACTGCCAACAATTAAACTACCCGACCCCATTAACTGCAGAACTCCACCAATAAAGACCAAG GGGAACCTCTGTCTGGAAGTAACTGATTGTCAGGACATGTCTGATTACCTTCACCACAAAGACCCCAGTATGCGGTCGTATGCATACGATCGGATTTTCTGTGCTGAGGGATTTAAGAATATGGTTGACGCCTGCAAG GGGGATTCTGGAGGCAGTATGATGGTGAAGGAAGGGGGCGATGATGTCCTGTATGGAGTGCTTAAAGGTAGCCATGACATTATGTGTCATAGTCCTGTAAAGTTCTTGGACGTCTGTCGCTACAGGAGCTGGATCCGTAAAATTACTGGAATATAA